From Algoriphagus sp. NG3, the proteins below share one genomic window:
- a CDS encoding SusD/RagB family nutrient-binding outer membrane lipoprotein, with the protein MNKYIATLLLGALVWTSVSCTGDFEKINTDPNRIDQISPGTLLNPIIYGISSFGTDRADAFTFQVMQVALPFPSANGGIHRYDISEAAGNSTWNTYYRWLINIKEMEASSISNTDVNYEAIALTLRAYSLSQLTDSFGDIPMVEASRAEEGIFQPQFDTQEAVYTQIFQDLERANSLYDVSQTMIYGDDILFHNDVMKWRKFTNSLHMRLLLRVSNREEFSSFEKLAMIINSPDEYPVFENTAESAILQITGVTPNLSPWGRAIDFTTFRSISEFFADQLNNLEDPRRAKFMTQARDIDGTTTIGYRGIPSGYAGNDNQFQFLPSNHNRALVEAPMISLLLTYAEVEFIKAELAQRGVIGTDAAVHYENGVKAAMEQWEIEITEDYFENPEAAYNGSLERIMLQKYIGLYFNDYQQWFEYRRTGLPVLPKNDGMLNNQQAPVRFRYPVSVQINNPDNYSVAVARMGADDINTKVWWEK; encoded by the coding sequence ATGAACAAATATATCGCTACTCTTTTGTTAGGAGCTTTGGTGTGGACATCGGTTTCCTGCACCGGAGATTTTGAAAAAATCAACACCGATCCAAATAGGATCGATCAAATCAGTCCAGGTACATTATTGAATCCGATTATTTACGGCATATCCAGCTTTGGTACGGATAGGGCAGACGCCTTCACCTTCCAGGTGATGCAAGTAGCCTTGCCGTTTCCCAGTGCCAATGGAGGGATTCATCGCTATGATATTTCAGAAGCTGCGGGTAATTCTACCTGGAATACCTATTACAGATGGCTGATCAATATCAAGGAAATGGAAGCTTCTTCTATTTCCAATACTGATGTGAATTATGAAGCAATTGCGCTGACTTTGCGTGCCTATAGTCTCAGCCAGCTCACAGACAGCTTTGGGGATATACCTATGGTGGAGGCTAGCCGTGCAGAAGAAGGGATCTTCCAGCCTCAGTTTGATACTCAGGAAGCCGTTTATACCCAGATTTTCCAGGATTTGGAGCGGGCAAATTCGCTTTATGATGTAAGCCAGACAATGATTTATGGGGATGATATTCTTTTTCACAATGATGTGATGAAATGGAGGAAATTCACGAATTCCCTGCACATGAGATTGTTGCTAAGAGTATCGAACAGGGAAGAGTTCAGCTCTTTTGAAAAGCTTGCTATGATCATCAACAGTCCAGATGAGTATCCTGTGTTTGAAAACACCGCAGAATCGGCCATACTGCAGATAACTGGGGTGACTCCCAATCTTTCTCCTTGGGGCAGGGCGATAGATTTCACGACTTTCCGTTCGATTTCTGAATTTTTCGCTGATCAGTTGAATAATCTCGAGGATCCTCGTCGCGCCAAGTTTATGACGCAAGCCAGGGATATTGATGGTACGACTACTATTGGGTACAGGGGAATCCCTAGTGGATATGCCGGAAATGATAATCAATTCCAGTTTCTTCCGAGTAACCACAATAGAGCTTTGGTGGAAGCACCGATGATTTCCTTACTATTGACATATGCTGAAGTGGAATTTATCAAAGCAGAATTGGCGCAACGCGGCGTGATAGGCACAGATGCAGCAGTCCATTATGAAAATGGCGTAAAAGCTGCCATGGAACAGTGGGAAATTGAGATCACTGAAGACTACTTTGAAAATCCTGAAGCTGCCTACAACGGCTCACTGGAAAGAATAATGCTTCAGAAGTATATTGGATTATATTTTAATGATTACCAGCAGTGGTTTGAATACCGCAGAACTGGTTTGCCTGTACTTCCAAAGAATGATGGGATGCTAAACAATCAGCAGGCTCCGGTAAGGTTCCGCTATCCTGTAAGCGTGCAGATCAATAATCCGGATAACTATTCAGTAGCCGTAGCCCGAATGGGAGCTGATGATATCAATACGAAAGTATGGTGGGAGAAGTAG
- a CDS encoding SusC/RagA family TonB-linked outer membrane protein produces the protein MKKKLPPALRTLIMRLFTACLLSCWMHTMVFAGDLHAQKLEETIVSFSASKMALSESFSQIESQTGFKFSYEKGLALNTKVSYSKTRTDLQTILEEISGQSNLKFKQINSTIAVSDKKRSTLQTITSEKVNISGIVVDEESGEKLPGVNIIIKGTSTGTTTDLDGKFTLSVDEGQILVFSYVGYDQQEVQASNQTDLTIRLRLDDDVLGEVVVTALGIKREEKALGYATQKVDSEELLDARSNNWSDALRGKVAGLNVLSAGSGPMNSSQISLRGDNSLNPNGNFALIVVDGVPMNSGLTSSGVSNAYGAGSGNDVPIDFGNGIADINPDDIENITVLKGASATALYGSRAANGALIVTTKSGSKKSKGLGVTINSNFSFQDVLKWPDRQYEYGQGTGRAFNSEGELYYSYGASEDGSSTGGTSSAFGPKFDGQSYFQYDPTLEGQSAERQLWRPYRDNVTGFWRTGFNMINSVSLEGANEGGSLRASITQTKNEWIMPNTGFDRLVASLSASQQISKRLKLNAKVNYTNKNSDNLPATGYNNQSISYFMIFQNPSIDLEWYRPIWREGQENVDQVHPFSSFIDNPYLIAYEMTNSVNNNSVFGNLSANYTFSDHFELMVRTGLAMSQEERAQQRPYSTANFQRGYFKEQNITNYEQNSDFLFTYNGKLAEKISLRASVGANHMTRKYRMMSAYVDGLVIPGVYKLANGINNPVLSTNDNNRVINSLYGLVTLDFDEKIFVDITGRNDWSSTLPTQNNSFFYPSVSTSFVLSDMLVLPSEISFAKLRVSGAQVGNDTDPYRTSKYYGQSEFPGSASVPSTLYNVGFKPEITTSFETGLEMIFFNRRVGFDVNYYISETKNQILEVPVDITSGYSRAILNAGKVQNRGVELVLNGSPVKTNNFQWNSFVTWAKNKNEVLSLPDEVDGSQVIGNGGNATILAKVGGTTGDIYGFGFVRSPEGLIVYGANGLPLRPAEIEYQGNAYAKWKGGFRNEFVYKNLRMSILFDGQYGGIVYSQTHHKMSEQGKLTHTLKGREDGFIIGEGVVDNGDGTYSPNTAEVNLADYYTEYYRRANVESNSFDASFIKLREMRVEYGVPVSLLQKTGIRQASIALYGRDLAMWTKFPMFDPETAALNGGTLLPGIEMGQLPSTRNMGVNLTLKF, from the coding sequence ATGAAAAAAAAGTTACCACCTGCCTTAAGAACCTTAATTATGAGATTATTTACGGCTTGCTTACTCAGTTGCTGGATGCACACCATGGTGTTTGCCGGTGACCTTCATGCTCAGAAATTGGAGGAGACTATAGTCTCATTCAGTGCTAGCAAAATGGCTCTTTCAGAGTCGTTTTCACAGATAGAGAGCCAGACAGGATTTAAGTTTTCCTACGAAAAGGGATTGGCGCTTAACACAAAAGTGTCTTATTCCAAAACCCGGACAGACTTGCAGACTATCCTTGAGGAAATTTCAGGCCAGTCAAACCTGAAATTCAAGCAGATCAACTCTACCATAGCGGTGAGCGACAAGAAGAGATCCACACTGCAGACGATCACATCAGAGAAAGTGAATATCTCTGGGATTGTAGTAGATGAAGAATCCGGTGAAAAACTGCCCGGTGTGAATATTATCATCAAAGGCACTTCCACGGGTACCACCACAGATCTGGACGGGAAGTTTACACTCTCTGTCGATGAGGGCCAGATTTTGGTGTTCTCTTACGTGGGCTATGACCAGCAAGAGGTGCAGGCTTCCAATCAGACTGACCTCACTATCAGATTGAGATTGGACGATGATGTGTTAGGAGAAGTTGTGGTTACAGCGCTGGGGATCAAAAGAGAAGAAAAAGCATTGGGTTACGCTACGCAAAAGGTGGACTCCGAGGAACTGCTCGATGCCAGGTCAAATAATTGGTCTGATGCACTCCGGGGAAAAGTTGCTGGTTTGAATGTGCTATCCGCAGGCTCCGGGCCGATGAATTCTTCGCAGATCAGTCTAAGAGGGGACAATTCCCTTAATCCAAATGGGAATTTTGCGTTGATCGTCGTGGATGGCGTTCCCATGAATTCAGGCCTCACTTCTTCCGGGGTAAGCAATGCCTATGGCGCAGGCTCAGGAAACGATGTTCCCATTGATTTCGGAAATGGAATAGCCGACATCAATCCTGATGATATTGAAAACATCACTGTGCTGAAAGGGGCAAGTGCTACTGCGCTGTATGGGAGCCGTGCAGCCAATGGCGCTTTGATCGTGACCACCAAGAGTGGTTCTAAAAAAAGCAAAGGGCTTGGGGTGACCATTAATTCCAACTTCAGTTTTCAGGATGTGCTTAAATGGCCTGACCGCCAATACGAATATGGCCAGGGAACAGGCAGAGCTTTTAATTCCGAAGGCGAATTGTACTACAGCTACGGTGCTTCTGAAGATGGTTCAAGCACAGGAGGCACCAGCAGTGCCTTTGGCCCTAAGTTTGACGGCCAGTCTTATTTTCAGTATGATCCTACTCTAGAGGGACAATCTGCAGAGCGACAACTGTGGAGACCATACCGGGATAATGTGACCGGATTTTGGAGGACAGGATTCAATATGATCAACAGTGTATCTCTGGAAGGGGCAAACGAAGGTGGTTCCTTGAGAGCATCTATCACCCAGACCAAGAATGAATGGATCATGCCGAATACAGGATTTGACCGCCTGGTAGCTTCACTTTCTGCTTCTCAGCAGATCAGCAAGCGGCTGAAGTTGAATGCCAAGGTAAATTACACGAATAAGAATTCGGACAACCTTCCGGCCACAGGCTATAACAACCAGTCTATTTCCTATTTCATGATCTTTCAAAACCCAAGTATTGATCTGGAATGGTATAGACCTATCTGGAGGGAAGGGCAGGAAAATGTAGATCAGGTCCACCCGTTTAGTTCTTTCATAGACAATCCTTATTTGATTGCTTATGAGATGACCAACTCCGTGAATAACAATTCGGTTTTTGGGAACTTGTCTGCCAATTACACCTTTAGCGACCATTTTGAATTGATGGTGAGGACTGGTTTGGCGATGAGTCAGGAAGAACGGGCCCAGCAGAGACCATATAGCACGGCGAATTTCCAAAGAGGATATTTCAAAGAGCAGAATATCACCAACTATGAGCAGAACTCAGATTTCTTGTTCACTTACAATGGTAAACTGGCTGAGAAAATCTCCTTGAGAGCAAGTGTGGGAGCTAACCACATGACCCGGAAATACCGTATGATGTCAGCTTATGTGGATGGCCTGGTGATCCCGGGAGTCTATAAGCTCGCAAATGGTATCAACAATCCCGTTCTTTCTACCAATGATAACAACCGAGTGATCAACTCTCTCTATGGATTGGTGACATTGGATTTTGACGAAAAAATATTTGTGGACATCACGGGAAGAAATGACTGGTCAAGCACGTTGCCTACTCAAAACAACAGCTTTTTCTATCCTTCGGTAAGCACCAGCTTTGTGCTTTCGGATATGTTAGTGCTACCAAGTGAAATCTCCTTCGCCAAACTTAGAGTGTCAGGAGCTCAGGTAGGGAATGATACGGATCCTTACCGTACTTCAAAGTACTATGGGCAGAGCGAATTTCCAGGATCCGCTTCCGTCCCCTCAACCTTGTACAACGTGGGCTTCAAGCCTGAAATCACTACCAGTTTTGAGACGGGATTGGAGATGATCTTCTTCAATAGAAGAGTGGGCTTTGATGTGAATTACTACATTTCAGAGACCAAAAACCAGATTTTGGAAGTGCCGGTAGATATCACTTCAGGATACTCCAGGGCGATACTGAATGCAGGCAAAGTCCAGAATCGAGGAGTGGAACTTGTGTTGAATGGGAGTCCGGTAAAAACGAATAATTTTCAGTGGAATTCATTTGTCACCTGGGCCAAAAACAAGAATGAAGTACTTTCTCTGCCGGATGAAGTAGATGGTAGCCAGGTAATAGGGAACGGGGGGAATGCGACTATACTGGCTAAAGTAGGAGGTACTACCGGAGATATATACGGTTTTGGCTTCGTGAGATCTCCAGAGGGGCTAATTGTGTACGGGGCAAACGGTCTCCCTCTAAGACCTGCGGAGATCGAGTATCAGGGAAATGCCTACGCTAAGTGGAAAGGTGGATTCAGAAATGAGTTTGTCTATAAAAATCTCCGGATGAGCATTTTGTTCGATGGACAATATGGAGGGATTGTGTATTCCCAGACACACCATAAAATGTCTGAACAAGGAAAGCTTACGCATACCCTAAAAGGAAGGGAAGACGGATTTATCATCGGTGAAGGAGTGGTGGATAACGGAGATGGGACCTATTCGCCTAATACCGCAGAGGTAAACCTTGCTGATTACTATACAGAATATTATAGAAGAGCCAATGTAGAGTCCAATTCCTTTGACGCTTCTTTTATCAAGTTACGTGAAATGAGAGTTGAATATGGAGTTCCTGTCAGCCTTCTTCAAAAAACAGGTATTCGTCAGGCTTCTATCGCACTTTATGGCCGTGACCTGGCCATGTGGACTAAGTTCCCAATGTTTGATCCGGAAACTGCCGCTCTGAATGGAGGAACATTGCTGCCGGGAATAGAAATGGGACAACTGCCAAGTACACGAAATATGGGTGTGAACCTTACCCTTAAGTTTTAA
- a CDS encoding FecR family protein: MRLPSALSGIIFRILRGKASKEEVRQFNSWYDQGMDAKWQIQDYKNRSKEQVEEELLQKIKKSAHLHSHNPVSKRDFAGWKVAACTVFLIGIGLLAVKLSSSIPAEDSEPAFITFENGYGMIKNVRLPDGSTVSLFHNSTIKVAKNFSENRLISLSGEAFFEVKKDTLHPFRVESANLTTEVLGTSFLIRNQPDQQEVVAVKTGLVKVSDQVDSVFMLTPNLRLDYVEKAGAVSTIAENDPLFFWTEDILVFHNTPMKEMIKTLEEWYGVKIIADLKSSNSCKISGTYENQSLESILQLIQYSIPLQYQIHEKNVTLTFKNCP; encoded by the coding sequence ATGAGATTACCATCTGCCCTTTCGGGCATCATTTTCAGAATACTAAGAGGAAAAGCTTCTAAAGAAGAAGTGCGGCAGTTCAATTCCTGGTATGATCAGGGGATGGATGCCAAGTGGCAAATTCAGGACTATAAGAATCGAAGTAAGGAGCAGGTAGAGGAGGAGCTGCTCCAAAAAATCAAGAAGTCCGCCCATCTTCATTCACATAATCCTGTATCCAAAAGGGATTTTGCCGGATGGAAAGTTGCAGCGTGTACTGTTTTTCTCATCGGTATCGGTCTATTGGCAGTGAAGCTCTCGTCTTCTATCCCTGCAGAAGATTCAGAACCTGCTTTTATCACTTTTGAAAATGGCTATGGAATGATCAAAAATGTCCGCCTGCCCGACGGATCCACAGTCAGTCTATTCCATAATTCCACTATCAAAGTGGCCAAAAACTTCTCGGAAAACAGATTGATTTCACTATCCGGAGAAGCTTTTTTCGAAGTAAAGAAAGATACGCTACATCCTTTCAGAGTGGAGTCTGCCAACCTTACTACAGAGGTACTCGGCACTTCATTTTTGATCAGGAACCAGCCCGATCAGCAGGAAGTAGTGGCTGTGAAAACCGGGCTGGTAAAGGTCTCCGATCAGGTGGACTCGGTTTTTATGCTTACTCCTAATCTTCGGCTTGACTATGTAGAAAAAGCCGGGGCTGTGTCAACTATCGCCGAAAATGATCCATTGTTCTTCTGGACGGAGGATATTTTGGTATTCCATAATACTCCCATGAAAGAAATGATCAAAACGCTGGAAGAATGGTATGGTGTGAAAATCATTGCAGATCTCAAATCATCTAATTCTTGTAAGATTTCAGGGACTTATGAAAATCAAAGCTTGGAGAGCATACTTCAACTGATTCAGTACTCGATCCCGCTTCAGTACCAAATTCACGAAAAAAATGTAACCCTAACCTTCAAAAACTGCCCCTAA
- a CDS encoding sigma-70 family RNA polymerase sigma factor codes for MSTFQNTAHFEQVFKDNWELMYQSAYSKIGDQAIVEDILQEIFIDIWQRRESLEIKSGIKAYLLTAVKYQVMKHFDGLAKVRKDNSHHLPEAYYEEDVFGFEELFHEIEIAAEMLPPRAQLVFRMSRLEGYSVDEIADKLKISPQTVHNQLSKSLKIMRGELKHLAPALAVYLLV; via the coding sequence ATGTCCACTTTTCAGAATACAGCACATTTCGAACAGGTTTTCAAGGATAATTGGGAGCTCATGTACCAGAGTGCCTATAGCAAAATAGGGGATCAGGCTATCGTGGAGGATATTCTTCAGGAGATTTTTATAGATATCTGGCAGAGAAGGGAGTCCTTGGAAATAAAATCAGGAATAAAGGCCTATCTATTGACAGCGGTGAAATATCAGGTCATGAAGCACTTTGACGGGCTGGCCAAAGTAAGAAAGGATAACAGCCATCACCTTCCTGAGGCCTATTATGAAGAGGATGTTTTTGGATTTGAGGAGCTTTTCCATGAGATAGAAATCGCTGCTGAAATGCTTCCTCCCCGTGCGCAGCTGGTCTTTCGGATGAGCCGACTGGAAGGTTATTCTGTAGATGAAATCGCAGATAAACTTAAGATTTCTCCTCAGACTGTCCACAATCAGCTGAGCAAATCCCTCAAAATCATGCGTGGTGAATTGAAACATTTGGCTCCTGCACTTGCTGTATACCTCCTTGTCTGA
- a CDS encoding 3-ketoacyl-ACP reductase, translated as MQSLQGKTALITGAGKGLGKAISLALAKEGVHLALLSRTESDLLAVKETVAGIDSSLKVAIAVADQSDFSSIKPAIASLISELGEPDILVNNAGGGKFGKFLDLEVSEWENIIKVNLLGVYYVIHEVLPGMLARKSGDIVNVSSTAGQKGNAMTSAYSASKFGLNGLTESLMQEVRKSDIRVFSMTPSTIATDLAIGNNLTDGNPDKVLQPEDFAELLVAHLKLPKRALVKNVEFWSTNP; from the coding sequence ATGCAATCACTACAAGGAAAAACCGCGCTCATCACCGGCGCAGGAAAAGGATTAGGCAAGGCAATTTCACTGGCTTTAGCCAAAGAAGGTGTTCATTTGGCGCTTTTATCAAGGACAGAATCAGACTTACTTGCCGTCAAAGAAACCGTGGCAGGAATAGACTCTTCTCTGAAAGTTGCAATCGCAGTAGCAGATCAGTCTGATTTCTCCAGCATCAAGCCAGCGATTGCCTCACTGATCTCTGAACTGGGAGAACCCGATATTTTGGTCAACAATGCAGGAGGTGGGAAATTCGGGAAATTCCTTGATCTGGAAGTGAGCGAATGGGAAAACATCATTAAGGTCAATTTACTCGGGGTGTATTATGTCATACACGAAGTCCTTCCAGGCATGCTTGCCCGCAAGTCAGGCGATATCGTAAATGTTTCCTCCACTGCAGGCCAAAAAGGAAATGCGATGACCAGTGCTTATAGTGCTTCCAAGTTTGGACTGAACGGACTGACAGAGTCCCTCATGCAGGAAGTGCGCAAATCAGACATCCGTGTCTTCAGCATGACACCAAGCACAATTGCTACTGACCTGGCGATCGGAAACAACCTGACCGATGGCAACCCTGACAAAGTATTACAACCTGAGGATTTTGCCGAGCTGCTTGTAGCCCACTTGAAACTTCCGAAAAGAGCTTTGGTCAAAAACGTGGAGTTCTGGTCAACAAATCCATAA
- a CDS encoding NAD(P)/FAD-dependent oxidoreductase, which translates to MEASKFDIIIIGGSYSGLSAAMALGRSLRKVLVIDAGNPCNRQTPHSHNFLTQDGRTPAEISALARQQVEQYNTVSFLSGNAVSAKKSGDGFEIQTEDGEVFQSKKLILATGVQDIMPDIPGFAECWGISVIHCPYCHGYEVRNQKTGILANGDFGFEFGKMITNWTKDLTLFTNGKSTLTAEQTTKLTAKGVTVIETEIDHISHLNGNLERLILKDGTNIPLQALYAKADFVQSSNIPSSLGVELTDHGHIKVDPMQNTSIPGIYACGDNTTQFRSVSYAVSTGTMAGAACNKELIAEEF; encoded by the coding sequence ATGGAAGCAAGCAAATTTGATATAATCATCATAGGAGGAAGTTATTCAGGACTGTCAGCGGCGATGGCACTGGGTAGATCTTTGAGGAAGGTGTTGGTGATAGATGCCGGCAACCCCTGCAACCGACAAACTCCGCATTCCCACAACTTTTTGACTCAGGATGGAAGAACTCCGGCAGAGATCTCTGCTCTTGCCAGGCAGCAAGTGGAGCAATACAACACGGTTTCATTCTTGTCCGGCAATGCGGTATCCGCCAAAAAATCGGGGGATGGCTTTGAAATCCAAACCGAGGATGGAGAAGTATTCCAAAGCAAAAAATTGATTCTCGCCACGGGGGTCCAGGATATTATGCCAGATATTCCCGGCTTTGCCGAGTGCTGGGGAATATCCGTAATCCATTGTCCCTATTGTCATGGCTATGAAGTGAGAAATCAGAAAACCGGGATTTTAGCAAATGGGGACTTCGGATTTGAGTTTGGCAAAATGATCACCAATTGGACAAAGGATCTGACACTCTTTACGAATGGAAAATCAACTTTGACAGCGGAGCAAACCACTAAACTAACAGCAAAAGGGGTGACTGTTATTGAAACTGAGATTGATCATATTTCCCACCTAAACGGAAATCTTGAACGGCTGATACTCAAAGATGGGACAAACATCCCCTTGCAAGCTTTATACGCCAAGGCTGACTTTGTGCAAAGTTCAAACATCCCTTCCAGCCTTGGGGTTGAGTTGACTGATCACGGTCATATCAAGGTGGATCCCATGCAGAACACATCTATCCCAGGAATATATGCCTGTGGGGATAATACCACCCAATTCAGGTCAGTATCCTATGCCGTATCTACAGGCACTATGGCTGGAGCGGCATGCAATAAGGAATTGATAGCCGAGGAGTTTTAA
- a CDS encoding parallel beta-helix domain-containing protein — MKNARIFLLSIFSVCILSCSSSSNEQTFDSSKLPRMSQEQTEKIVEDFIMVEDGATIEIPAGFYEFNTQLILDNKSKITIKGAGLRETVLSFKNLKSGGEGIKLVGNNITIEDLTVEDAPGDGVKAQHTDGITFRRINVTWTNGDKSKNGTYAIYPVQCKNVMIDEVIASHSRDAGIYVGQSENIIVKNSLAFGNVAGIEIENCDNAEVFGNVARDNAGGILVFNLPGLPKADGARAKIYNNDIIENNHENFATAIGEGPNGNTVTMIPPGSGVILLAAKEVEIYNNRILRNKTTGVAIASYQITGFPSDAPNWSPYTTDIYIHDNEYDRTKGFPDLSRELGQLISIYNAHGKARTQDIIYDGIWDEEISNDITTNPMRICLAEKGLEDLYFTRFDFSEGEDNIKAFSDASPFQNCTIPVSTNVSAIAEM, encoded by the coding sequence ATGAAAAACGCGCGAATCTTTCTGCTCTCCATATTTTCTGTTTGTATTCTCAGCTGTAGCAGTTCATCCAATGAGCAGACCTTCGACAGCTCCAAGTTACCAAGAATGAGTCAGGAGCAAACGGAGAAAATCGTCGAGGATTTCATTATGGTGGAAGATGGAGCTACCATAGAAATTCCGGCTGGCTTTTATGAATTCAATACCCAGCTGATACTGGATAACAAGTCAAAAATCACTATCAAAGGTGCCGGACTAAGGGAAACAGTCCTCTCCTTCAAAAACCTAAAATCAGGAGGGGAAGGCATCAAACTAGTAGGAAACAACATCACCATAGAGGATCTTACGGTAGAGGATGCCCCTGGCGACGGCGTGAAAGCCCAGCATACAGATGGGATTACTTTCCGCAGGATCAATGTCACCTGGACCAACGGGGATAAATCCAAAAACGGAACCTATGCCATCTATCCTGTGCAGTGTAAGAATGTGATGATTGATGAGGTGATAGCCTCGCATTCACGTGACGCCGGAATCTACGTAGGACAGTCTGAAAATATCATTGTTAAAAATTCTCTTGCTTTTGGTAATGTGGCAGGAATAGAAATAGAGAACTGTGACAATGCAGAGGTATTCGGTAACGTTGCCCGTGACAATGCCGGCGGTATTTTGGTTTTCAATTTACCCGGTTTGCCAAAAGCTGACGGTGCAAGAGCCAAAATCTACAACAATGACATTATTGAAAACAACCACGAAAATTTTGCCACAGCAATCGGAGAAGGGCCAAATGGAAACACAGTGACCATGATTCCTCCCGGATCAGGAGTAATTCTATTGGCTGCCAAAGAAGTAGAGATCTACAACAACCGGATTCTCAGAAACAAAACCACCGGTGTGGCCATCGCCAGTTACCAGATCACAGGATTCCCAAGCGACGCGCCCAACTGGTCTCCCTATACGACTGACATCTACATTCATGACAATGAGTATGACCGCACAAAAGGATTCCCTGATCTAAGCAGAGAACTGGGGCAATTAATAAGCATATACAATGCACATGGCAAAGCCAGGACCCAGGATATTATTTACGATGGAATCTGGGATGAGGAAATCAGTAATGACATCACGACAAACCCTATGCGGATCTGCCTTGCTGAGAAAGGATTGGAGGATCTCTATTTCACTCGATTTGATTTTTCAGAAGGTGAAGATAACATCAAGGCATTTTCCGATGCTTCCCCTTTCCAAAACTGCACTATACCAGTAAGCACCAATGTAAGCGCAATTGCAGAAATGTAA